In Leptospira sp. WS58.C1, a single genomic region encodes these proteins:
- the lsa19 gene encoding adhesin Lsa19 yields MNSISISKLVTILLVPSLFFFCKPKEEETKDAIVSFIVGKATAEKAGSVLKANDRVVESEIVKTDQDATLDLTTTLGTVRLLGGSEASIAALRADQNYIKINSGNILVKVAKLKKNESISIDTPTVVAAVRGTQFWGQVNPANETGTFAVREGSVQITRKDDEARVLVKAGEAVDLGPGIKALKVRPAAAGELSAMEQIDQMK; encoded by the coding sequence ATGAACTCTATATCCATATCAAAGCTAGTTACGATCCTGTTGGTTCCGAGCCTTTTTTTCTTCTGCAAACCTAAAGAGGAAGAAACTAAGGATGCAATTGTTTCCTTCATCGTAGGAAAGGCGACTGCGGAAAAAGCGGGCTCCGTTCTGAAAGCAAACGATCGTGTTGTGGAATCCGAAATCGTAAAAACGGATCAGGATGCCACCTTAGATTTAACCACTACTTTAGGGACAGTCCGACTCTTAGGCGGTTCCGAGGCTTCTATCGCCGCATTAAGAGCGGATCAAAATTATATTAAGATCAACTCCGGCAATATTTTGGTAAAAGTCGCCAAACTGAAAAAGAACGAATCCATCTCGATTGACACTCCTACCGTGGTTGCCGCAGTCCGAGGCACACAATTTTGGGGCCAAGTGAATCCCGCCAACGAAACGGGAACTTTTGCCGTTCGTGAAGGTAGTGTCCAGATTACCCGAAAAGACGACGAGGCTCGGGTTTTGGTAAAAGCGGGAGAAGCTGTGGACTTAGGACCTGGGATCAAGGCATTAAAAGTTCGCCCTGCGGCTGCGGGAGAACTCTCCGCAATGGAACAAATCGATCAAATGAAATAG
- the purM gene encoding phosphoribosylformylglycinamidine cyclo-ligase, producing the protein MQEEISYKSAGVDTEAGQEFVKKIKQNVESTHGPRVLGGLGGFSGAFDVSFLKNYKNPILLSGTDGVGTKVELARLFNIHDTIGIDLVAMCVNDILVSGGEPLFFLDYIACGKLIPERMERIVAGIVKGCKLSGAALLGGETAEHPGTMDQDEYDLGGFVVGAVEKEDLIDGSKIKAGDIVLGLESSGPHSNGFSLIRKLYLEGGRRLPADPELVGFLKEFALRPTRIYVQSILNLTKKVEVKGMVHITGGGFYENIPRVLPDAFAVEIRREKLPENPFFARVQKDFPSLSEKELYSTFNMGIGYIVIVSPESESGAISALEEKGELVHKIGVIASKNKESVLFV; encoded by the coding sequence ATGCAAGAAGAAATCAGTTATAAATCCGCCGGAGTCGATACGGAAGCCGGCCAAGAATTCGTCAAAAAAATCAAACAAAATGTGGAATCCACCCATGGCCCCAGAGTTCTCGGTGGGCTTGGAGGATTTTCTGGTGCCTTCGACGTTTCCTTTCTCAAAAATTATAAAAACCCGATATTACTAAGCGGTACGGATGGAGTGGGCACCAAGGTGGAGCTTGCTCGTTTATTCAATATCCATGATACGATCGGCATAGACTTGGTCGCGATGTGTGTGAACGATATTCTCGTCTCGGGCGGAGAGCCTTTATTTTTCTTAGATTATATAGCTTGCGGCAAATTGATCCCGGAAAGAATGGAAAGGATCGTCGCCGGTATCGTAAAAGGTTGTAAACTTTCCGGAGCGGCACTGCTTGGCGGAGAAACTGCGGAACATCCGGGCACCATGGACCAGGATGAATACGATTTAGGCGGATTCGTCGTAGGAGCAGTGGAGAAGGAAGACTTAATAGACGGATCCAAGATCAAAGCCGGCGATATCGTCTTAGGTTTAGAATCTTCCGGTCCTCATAGCAACGGATTTTCCCTCATCCGCAAATTGTATTTGGAGGGCGGAAGGAGACTTCCCGCAGATCCTGAGTTAGTCGGTTTCCTAAAAGAATTCGCACTTCGTCCTACAAGGATCTATGTCCAGAGTATACTGAACCTGACCAAGAAGGTAGAAGTGAAAGGAATGGTGCATATCACCGGAGGAGGTTTTTACGAAAACATTCCTAGGGTGCTTCCTGATGCATTTGCTGTAGAAATTCGAAGAGAAAAACTTCCGGAGAATCCGTTCTTTGCCCGAGTTCAGAAAGATTTTCCTTCTCTATCCGAAAAGGAATTGTATTCCACTTTTAATATGGGAATCGGATACATAGTCATCGTTTCTCCCGAGTCCGAATCCGGCGCGATCTCTGCCTTGGAAGAAAAAGGAGAACTGGTCCATAAAATCGGAGTAATCGCTTCGAAAAATAAAGAGTCTGTTCTTTTTGTCTGA
- a CDS encoding chloride channel protein, translating to MDRIQALLKNPVFILSKKNPFMLSRWSILYVLLGLFAGVFSAVFWKVLEYLTKLLAGFQGHYVILIMTLSGLGIGLLIYFLGEPGEISLVIDNIRFRGGRLDPKNNSSMSLSSLLSISSGGSVGPEAPLVQITGSFGSWFAEKIGLEGEELRSMTIAGMAAGFTSLFGSPLGGALFALEILQHRHVVEYYEALLPAFLSSCSAYFVFLFMTDMGIGPTWEFPQYIPGGIEDFQYAIGFGMAGALVGWIFYGIFKITKFSFSKITLPIFVKTTIGGLLLGCIAYYEPLTRYFGHDQLNEIVVTKGNWIFFGTLAILKILAINITVSSGWRGGIIIPLFFVGAVAGRFFMDFFPSENESFLLICLMASVNASVTKTPISTTILLTGLTGVSNFTPVLFASLSGYFLSPKAPFIGSQADSV from the coding sequence ATGGATAGGATCCAAGCTCTTTTAAAAAATCCAGTTTTCATCTTATCCAAAAAGAATCCTTTCATGCTTTCTAGATGGAGTATTTTATACGTACTCCTAGGGTTATTTGCAGGAGTATTCTCCGCAGTGTTCTGGAAAGTTTTGGAATATCTCACCAAACTTTTAGCAGGTTTCCAAGGACATTATGTAATTTTAATTATGACCTTGTCCGGTTTGGGCATAGGCCTTCTCATTTACTTCTTGGGAGAACCAGGAGAAATTTCATTAGTAATCGATAATATTCGTTTTAGGGGAGGAAGACTCGACCCGAAGAACAATTCTTCTATGAGTTTATCTTCTTTGCTTAGTATTTCTTCTGGAGGAAGTGTGGGGCCCGAGGCGCCTCTTGTGCAGATCACCGGTTCTTTCGGAAGTTGGTTTGCGGAGAAGATAGGATTAGAAGGAGAAGAATTGAGATCCATGACGATTGCCGGAATGGCCGCAGGATTCACTTCTTTATTCGGATCTCCTTTGGGCGGAGCGTTATTCGCTCTGGAAATCCTTCAGCACAGGCATGTGGTAGAATATTACGAAGCGTTGTTGCCGGCATTTCTTTCGAGTTGCAGTGCCTACTTCGTATTCTTATTTATGACGGATATGGGGATCGGACCAACATGGGAATTCCCGCAATATATTCCTGGTGGAATAGAGGACTTTCAATACGCAATCGGTTTCGGAATGGCCGGTGCACTCGTTGGTTGGATCTTTTATGGAATATTCAAAATTACTAAATTTTCTTTCTCTAAAATAACTCTTCCTATTTTCGTAAAGACCACGATCGGCGGATTATTACTCGGTTGTATCGCATATTACGAACCGTTGACTCGCTATTTCGGTCACGATCAACTGAACGAGATCGTAGTCACCAAAGGGAATTGGATCTTTTTCGGGACCTTAGCTATATTAAAGATACTGGCGATCAATATCACCGTTTCCAGCGGTTGGAGAGGAGGGATTATCATACCTTTATTTTTCGTAGGAGCGGTAGCAGGTAGGTTCTTCATGGATTTTTTTCCATCCGAGAATGAATCCTTTTTACTCATCTGCCTTATGGCGTCCGTAAACGCTTCCGTGACCAAAACACCGATCAGCACCACGATATTGCTCACAGGGTTAACCGGGGTTTCCAATTTTACTCCGGTATTATTCGCCTCCTTAAGCGGATATTTCTTATCTCCCAAGGCTCCGTTTATCGGCTCTCAAGCGGATTCGGTGTAA
- a CDS encoding sensor histidine kinase: MGIFSKKDPFFLIAAFLFFAYCSPSPKKALLENGVIDWEKSLNQGKCFRMTGDWKFAWLGATPDTSLPKEPEKFSMAVIPGSWTKHDWPGSDEGEFPKYGKALYRVDLVSSIPVESLHLVSYDQGTNYRILFNGKLINQVGKVGDPSEDGLELRTSYSILPPWQGVAHLDFEISNYQYRKGGLWKPPVLGTSECVGRYYLDRRDLEGILCGGLFFLGLFHIFVSAFYKKDPSAFILGLLSTTVGLRLYSTGVRLFPEHFLVRPEIYLRTEFITWFLGMPLAFHFLLAVFPTDFGKNFLKLSYIFAGIFTLITLFTGPAIYSYLINPSYLLFVFNGACSLVVLAKAVSQKMVGAYIYLAGFIFLLFFMTSEILFHAELLDSWELSGIGVGIFVLANSLSLSNKMLSGFREREKVQEILNTNLEELVRKRTRELEFARDEAEAANKAKSEFLINVDHEVRTPMNGIVGITQMLLDSDLKPEHKEMLELLKRSGDAMMVILGSMLDASSLEKGTLYLLNKRFSLKASIYEAAMRVEDKIRRKNLDFSVTLSDNLPETVDGDEERFKTMLLVLLENAEKFTVKGFVKLSGEKVQETNLEYRLRFKVQDSGIGIPEDKLSSIFNPFQQVDSGVTKPFQGAGLGLALCKALAQKMDGDISVQSVPGKGSEFILEIALSKPEIQS; the protein is encoded by the coding sequence ATGGGAATTTTCTCTAAAAAGGATCCGTTCTTTCTGATTGCGGCATTCTTATTTTTCGCATATTGTTCACCTTCTCCCAAAAAAGCTCTATTAGAGAATGGTGTTATAGATTGGGAAAAATCCTTAAACCAGGGAAAATGTTTTCGAATGACCGGGGATTGGAAGTTTGCCTGGTTGGGTGCCACTCCGGATACAAGTCTTCCAAAAGAACCGGAAAAATTTTCCATGGCCGTTATTCCTGGGAGTTGGACCAAACATGATTGGCCGGGTTCCGATGAGGGAGAATTTCCTAAGTATGGAAAAGCATTGTATAGAGTGGACCTGGTTTCTTCCATTCCGGTGGAAAGTTTACATTTGGTTTCTTACGACCAAGGAACGAATTATAGGATCCTATTTAACGGAAAACTAATTAACCAAGTGGGAAAAGTGGGAGATCCTTCCGAAGATGGGCTGGAACTTAGGACCAGTTATTCTATTCTTCCTCCTTGGCAAGGTGTCGCTCATCTAGACTTTGAAATTTCCAATTATCAATATAGAAAAGGTGGACTTTGGAAACCTCCCGTTTTAGGCACTTCCGAATGTGTGGGTCGTTATTATTTGGATAGAAGGGACTTGGAAGGAATACTCTGCGGAGGCCTTTTCTTTTTAGGCTTATTTCATATCTTCGTATCCGCTTTTTATAAAAAAGATCCTTCCGCATTCATTTTAGGACTTCTTTCCACCACGGTAGGACTTAGATTATATTCCACAGGAGTGAGATTATTTCCCGAACATTTTTTAGTGAGACCGGAAATCTATCTAAGGACTGAATTTATCACTTGGTTTTTGGGGATGCCTTTGGCCTTCCATTTTTTATTAGCTGTGTTTCCTACTGACTTCGGCAAAAATTTTCTGAAACTCAGTTATATTTTTGCAGGTATATTTACGCTTATCACTTTGTTTACGGGACCTGCTATCTATTCTTATCTTATCAACCCTTCCTACTTACTTTTTGTGTTTAACGGAGCCTGCTCTTTAGTCGTTTTAGCGAAAGCGGTTTCCCAAAAAATGGTGGGGGCTTATATTTATCTCGCAGGTTTTATCTTCCTTCTCTTCTTTATGACAAGCGAGATATTATTCCATGCGGAACTTTTGGATTCCTGGGAATTAAGCGGGATTGGAGTAGGAATATTCGTGCTTGCAAATTCACTTTCTTTATCCAACAAGATGTTGAGCGGATTCAGGGAAAGGGAGAAGGTCCAAGAGATACTGAACACGAACTTAGAGGAACTCGTCCGAAAAAGGACCAGAGAATTGGAATTTGCTAGAGACGAAGCGGAAGCCGCTAATAAAGCAAAGAGCGAATTTTTGATCAACGTAGACCACGAGGTTCGCACTCCTATGAACGGGATCGTCGGGATTACTCAGATGTTATTGGATTCCGATCTCAAACCGGAACATAAGGAAATGTTGGAACTACTTAAAAGAAGCGGGGACGCAATGATGGTAATTCTCGGTTCTATGTTGGACGCATCCAGTTTAGAAAAAGGTACATTATATCTTTTGAATAAACGTTTCAGTCTAAAAGCCTCTATTTATGAAGCCGCAATGAGGGTTGAGGATAAGATCCGCAGAAAAAATCTGGATTTCAGCGTAACTCTTTCCGACAACCTTCCTGAAACCGTCGATGGAGACGAAGAAAGATTCAAAACAATGCTTTTGGTCCTTCTCGAGAACGCGGAAAAGTTCACCGTAAAAGGGTTCGTCAAACTTTCCGGAGAAAAAGTCCAAGAAACCAATCTAGAATACAGGCTTCGGTTTAAGGTCCAAGACTCAGGTATAGGAATTCCGGAAGATAAACTCAGTTCTATTTTTAATCCGTTCCAACAGGTGGATTCCGGTGTGACTAAACCTTTCCAGGGAGCAGGTCTTGGCCTTGCTCTTTGTAAAGCCCTTGCCCAGAAAATGGACGGTGATATCTCGGTCCAAAGTGTGCCTGGCAAAGGTTCCGAGTTTATCCTAGAAATCGCCCTCTCTAAACCGGAAATCCAATCTTGA
- the mutL gene encoding DNA mismatch repair endonuclease MutL: MGRIQELSPELINQIAAGEVIESAHSVLKEMMENSVDAGADSIEVESRDGGLTSLLLSDNGSGIEEEDIPLAIQRHATSKIRTLKDLELVSSYGFRGEALASIASVSKLTIETGTGQSTAWKVRAEKGQIISKESIPGFHGTKILVEDLFYNTPVRRKFLKSVRSEDKKIRDKVTVQALAREDIRFRFVQDHKEIYRLSPKDKKERIIDLFGENFRDHLLEVQLERKGWKAKGYISDPDFYKSNRTGQFIFVNGRPVEIKYSSHLLKKCYDELLPPNAHPYCFLFFEVDPESIDVNVHPAKKEIRFLDEEGFNTFFLQLIQKELRSSTPVSFLELKNRLLRAEPKKMESTLYSFSSSSSAGTEQQLLGGALYEEVKHSPSFPVEAVGPGSRLEDLTDIPIKHSEFIPKKHFGLLFETFILAEGEDGFYIIDQHTAHERIRYEEVLRKLKKKNYGIQPLLTPIRIPVSKQEAEEIKDRLGEYQEVGLKLDSLGEDTMVLREVPGYFLPGHEKEIVLDFLNRTGGKEVPEPELYDLMAKCVACRSAVKKGDQLSDHLIAEMLNRLSYCENPSRCPHGRPTLVKLTREDLERMFHRR; the protein is encoded by the coding sequence ATGGGAAGGATCCAAGAACTTAGTCCGGAATTAATCAATCAAATCGCTGCCGGGGAAGTGATTGAATCCGCTCATTCCGTCCTGAAAGAAATGATGGAGAACTCCGTGGACGCGGGAGCGGACTCGATCGAAGTGGAATCCAGAGACGGGGGCCTGACCTCCTTACTTCTTTCGGATAACGGCTCGGGGATAGAAGAAGAGGATATCCCTCTTGCAATCCAAAGACATGCCACAAGCAAGATCCGTACATTAAAAGATCTTGAATTAGTTTCTTCTTATGGATTTAGGGGAGAAGCGTTGGCGTCCATCGCTTCCGTTTCCAAACTTACGATAGAGACCGGAACCGGACAATCGACCGCCTGGAAGGTTAGAGCGGAAAAAGGACAGATCATTTCCAAAGAATCCATCCCAGGTTTTCACGGTACAAAGATCCTAGTCGAGGATCTATTCTATAATACTCCAGTCAGAAGGAAATTTTTAAAATCGGTCCGCTCCGAAGATAAGAAGATCCGTGATAAAGTAACTGTCCAGGCGCTCGCTCGAGAAGACATCCGATTTAGATTCGTACAGGATCATAAGGAGATCTATAGACTTTCTCCCAAAGATAAAAAAGAAAGGATCATAGACCTATTCGGAGAAAATTTCAGGGATCATTTGTTGGAGGTCCAACTGGAAAGAAAAGGTTGGAAGGCAAAAGGTTATATCAGCGATCCCGATTTTTATAAATCCAACCGCACGGGACAGTTCATATTCGTGAACGGAAGACCGGTGGAGATCAAATATTCCTCTCATTTATTAAAAAAATGTTATGATGAACTTCTTCCTCCGAACGCGCATCCATACTGTTTTTTATTTTTCGAAGTGGATCCCGAATCCATAGATGTAAACGTTCATCCCGCAAAAAAAGAGATCCGATTTCTGGATGAGGAAGGATTTAATACGTTCTTTCTGCAATTGATCCAAAAAGAACTTAGGTCCAGCACTCCGGTCAGCTTTTTAGAATTGAAAAACAGGCTTTTAAGGGCCGAGCCAAAAAAGATGGAATCCACATTGTATTCCTTTTCTTCTTCCTCATCTGCCGGAACGGAACAACAACTTTTAGGAGGGGCGCTTTATGAAGAAGTAAAACATTCTCCTTCCTTTCCCGTAGAAGCAGTCGGTCCCGGTTCCAGGTTAGAAGACTTAACCGATATTCCGATCAAACATTCTGAATTTATTCCTAAAAAACATTTCGGTTTATTATTCGAGACTTTCATATTGGCGGAAGGAGAAGACGGTTTTTATATCATAGACCAACATACCGCCCACGAAAGGATCCGCTACGAAGAAGTATTAAGAAAACTTAAGAAAAAAAATTACGGGATACAACCTCTTCTTACTCCGATCCGTATTCCTGTTTCCAAACAAGAAGCGGAAGAGATCAAAGACAGACTCGGAGAATACCAAGAAGTGGGCTTAAAACTAGACTCACTCGGTGAAGACACAATGGTCCTTCGGGAAGTTCCCGGTTATTTTCTACCGGGACATGAAAAAGAGATCGTTCTGGATTTTCTCAATCGCACCGGAGGTAAGGAAGTTCCGGAACCTGAGTTATACGATCTTATGGCAAAATGTGTGGCCTGTAGATCCGCAGTAAAAAAAGGGGACCAACTTTCGGATCATCTGATCGCGGAAATGCTCAATCGTCTGAGTTATTGTGAGAACCCGTCCCGGTGTCCTCATGGAAGGCCCACCTTGGTCAAATTAACCAGAGAAGATCTGGAAAGAATGTTTCATCGCAGGTAA
- a CDS encoding YqaA family protein: MKTESQELRNSTENVITSLVRQTLVASVILLLIVLILARFFNERVTQVAGLFLDYTGVWGVGLSIFVADSVHVFFPPDTFLILAVAANMPDFWVIFFASFGSLLAGGCSYSQGRFLLPKLHIFTKFIRNHEEKLEVYVKRFGFWAVVLAALTPLPYSWTSVAAGAMKMRIHLFFAAALFRIPRFILYYYLIKGGWIGV; the protein is encoded by the coding sequence TTGAAAACCGAATCCCAAGAACTTAGAAACTCCACGGAGAACGTAATCACTTCCTTGGTCCGACAGACATTGGTCGCAAGTGTGATCTTATTATTGATCGTTTTAATACTCGCCAGATTTTTTAATGAAAGGGTCACTCAGGTCGCCGGACTCTTTTTGGATTACACAGGTGTATGGGGAGTGGGCCTTTCCATCTTTGTCGCGGATTCAGTGCATGTGTTCTTTCCCCCTGATACGTTCTTGATCTTGGCAGTGGCTGCAAACATGCCCGATTTTTGGGTAATCTTCTTCGCATCTTTTGGGTCTTTACTTGCGGGAGGATGTTCTTATTCCCAAGGAAGATTCCTACTTCCTAAATTGCACATATTTACCAAGTTCATTCGAAATCACGAAGAGAAGTTGGAAGTATATGTAAAACGATTCGGATTCTGGGCGGTGGTTCTTGCAGCGCTTACGCCGTTACCTTATTCCTGGACTTCCGTGGCTGCAGGAGCGATGAAAATGAGGATCCATCTTTTTTTCGCTGCTGCACTTTTTCGGATCCCCCGTTTTATTCTTTATTATTACCTAATAAAGGGCGGATGGATCGGGGTCTAA